From Methylocystis sp. ATCC 49242, one genomic window encodes:
- a CDS encoding aminoglycoside phosphotransferase family protein, whose translation MFADYLDRWELTPVGEPVVTHSSRLLPVRRYGVAAMLKIALTEREKVGGVIMSWWGGDRAARVLARDGAAILLEWAENNISLADLARNGRDDEASRIMCEVIAGLHAPRPDPPGGLLPLDKCLEGFESTAAGLGGILVTAAAAAKDLLAAPQDVVVLHGDIHHDNILHFGARGWLAIDSIPGLGERGFDYANIFCNPDSDLALAGGRLARQATVIAEAAGLERRRLLQWVLSYAGWSVTWLSHDPDEASLRLAVAEAAAAELN comes from the coding sequence ATGTTTGCGGATTACCTCGATCGATGGGAGCTGACTCCTGTCGGCGAGCCTGTCGTCACTCACAGCAGCAGATTGTTGCCGGTGAGGCGATATGGCGTCGCGGCAATGCTCAAAATAGCTTTGACCGAGCGCGAAAAGGTCGGCGGCGTCATCATGTCATGGTGGGGTGGAGACCGAGCGGCGCGTGTCCTAGCGAGAGACGGCGCAGCAATCCTGCTGGAGTGGGCCGAGAACAATATCTCGCTCGCCGACTTGGCGAGAAACGGGAGAGATGACGAGGCAAGTCGCATCATGTGCGAAGTCATAGCAGGCCTCCATGCTCCCAGACCCGATCCGCCGGGCGGGCTCCTGCCGCTAGACAAATGCCTCGAGGGGTTCGAATCAACGGCTGCGGGACTTGGGGGAATATTGGTGACGGCGGCCGCCGCGGCAAAGGACTTGCTCGCAGCGCCGCAAGACGTTGTCGTGCTGCATGGCGACATTCATCACGACAATATTCTCCATTTTGGCGCTCGAGGCTGGCTTGCGATCGATTCCATTCCCGGCCTCGGCGAGCGAGGATTCGATTACGCAAATATCTTCTGCAATCCGGACAGCGACTTAGCATTGGCGGGTGGTCGCCTCGCGCGGCAAGCCACCGTGATTGCCGAAGCTGCGGGGCTCGAGCGTCGACGGTTGCTGCAATGGGTTCTTTCCTACGCGGGTTGGTCCGTCACGTGGTTGTCTCATGATCCCGACGAAGCGAGCCTGCGTCTTGCCGTGGCGGAAGCGGCGGCGGCGGAATTAAATTGA
- a CDS encoding IS1380 family transposase — protein sequence MANPTGESNREVLRLEFDRRLMLQFRGSVVTSDAGLLAYRELDDALGLSALAGETLADARTGKNGRHGLVGMFRQSVFGRLAGYEDVNDAERLRRDPAMRWVVGGRAAISGAASPSQIGRFETRWLAAEKNLSALADLSGRWIDRVHSRRPPRGILLDMDSSVSPTHDEQEKSCWNGHYECTCYHPLFLFNQFGDLERCALRPGNVHSADGWESVLKPVLARYKGRVSRIYFRGDAGFANPEIYDCLEAEGLKYAIRLPTNRVLQERIAHLLTRPVGRPPNAVRRFYASFRYQAGSRRKPRRVVAKVEWHVGELYPRVGFIVTNMARRAENVVAFYNKRGTCEQYIKEGKGAINWTRLSCRSFAANAVRLQLHALAYNLGNFLRTLATPEPIKDWSLTTLKEKLIKIGAKVVAHARYVAFQMAEVAIPRSSFADILRMIAALRAPPLSSTA from the coding sequence ATGGCGAACCCGACGGGTGAATCAAACCGCGAGGTTCTCCGGCTCGAATTCGACCGGCGATTGATGCTTCAGTTTCGCGGTTCGGTCGTGACCTCCGATGCCGGATTGCTCGCCTACCGCGAACTGGACGACGCGCTTGGCCTGAGCGCCTTGGCAGGCGAGACTCTCGCCGACGCCCGCACCGGAAAGAATGGCCGGCATGGTCTCGTCGGAATGTTTCGACAGTCTGTGTTCGGGCGGCTCGCCGGGTATGAGGACGTGAACGACGCCGAGCGGCTACGGCGTGATCCGGCAATGCGCTGGGTCGTCGGCGGCAGGGCCGCCATCTCCGGCGCGGCGTCGCCAAGCCAAATCGGCCGCTTCGAGACGCGCTGGCTCGCCGCCGAGAAGAACCTCTCCGCCCTGGCCGATCTTTCAGGCAGATGGATCGACCGCGTCCACAGCCGCCGACCGCCAAGAGGCATCCTGCTCGACATGGATTCGAGCGTCAGTCCTACCCACGACGAACAGGAAAAGAGCTGCTGGAACGGGCACTACGAGTGTACCTGCTATCATCCGTTGTTCTTGTTCAACCAGTTCGGCGATCTGGAGCGCTGCGCGCTGCGGCCGGGCAACGTCCATAGCGCCGACGGCTGGGAGAGCGTGCTCAAGCCGGTCCTGGCGCGCTACAAAGGTCGCGTCTCGCGCATCTACTTCCGCGGCGACGCCGGCTTCGCCAATCCTGAGATTTACGATTGTCTCGAAGCCGAGGGCCTCAAATACGCCATTCGCCTGCCGACGAACCGCGTCTTGCAAGAGCGGATTGCACATCTATTGACGCGCCCCGTGGGACGCCCGCCGAATGCCGTCCGGCGCTTCTATGCGAGCTTCCGCTATCAGGCTGGAAGCCGGAGGAAACCGCGCCGGGTCGTCGCGAAAGTCGAATGGCATGTGGGCGAGCTTTATCCGCGCGTCGGGTTCATCGTCACCAACATGGCGAGGCGCGCCGAGAATGTTGTCGCTTTCTACAACAAGCGCGGGACTTGCGAGCAATACATCAAGGAAGGCAAAGGGGCGATCAATTGGACCCGGCTGTCCTGTCGCTCCTTCGCTGCCAACGCCGTGCGTCTCCAGCTTCATGCGCTCGCTTACAACCTCGGCAACTTCCTGCGCACGCTCGCGACGCCCGAGCCGATCAAAGATTGGTCGCTGACGACGCTCAAGGAAAAGCTGATCAAGATTGGCGCGAAGGTCGTCGCTCACGCTCGCTATGTCGCCTTCCAGATGGCGGAGGTCGCGATTCCGCGAAGCTCGTTCGCTGACATCTTGCGGATGATCGCCGCGTTGCGAGCGCCGCCCTTGTCGTCAACGGCATAG
- a CDS encoding IS110 family transposase: MSEVHVLAIDLAKRSFQLCGTDRGGAVLFNRTVSRSKLEQILRAQPPCIVAMEACATSHYWGRMGVACGHEVRLIPPIYVKPFVKRQKNDAADAAAIAEAALRPNMHCVAVKSAEHQARAVAFRAHQCFVGQRTQLINALRGHLAEFGLVVAKGPANLKSLVDMMKDESVDVPEAVRDVVQLFLDQIEAITSKIEDLALRLKKATKENDEMRRLCTVPDVGPVTAGAVLAFAPDLRAFSSGRNFAAWLGLVPRQHSTGGKTRLGAVSKMGQNDIRRLLIVGAMSRIRWIVRKGVLPDNWLGRILGRKPRMVAAVALANKMARIIWAMMTREQNYRMA; the protein is encoded by the coding sequence ATGTCTGAAGTTCATGTTTTGGCGATCGATTTGGCGAAACGCAGTTTTCAGCTTTGCGGGACGGATCGCGGTGGGGCGGTTCTGTTCAATCGGACCGTGTCTCGTTCGAAACTCGAGCAAATCCTCCGGGCGCAGCCGCCCTGCATCGTCGCGATGGAAGCCTGCGCGACGAGCCATTACTGGGGCCGAATGGGAGTTGCTTGTGGACACGAGGTTCGTCTGATCCCGCCGATCTACGTCAAGCCGTTCGTGAAGCGTCAGAAGAATGACGCCGCGGATGCTGCGGCGATCGCCGAGGCCGCTTTGCGGCCGAACATGCATTGCGTGGCGGTCAAGAGCGCCGAACATCAGGCGCGGGCCGTCGCCTTCCGCGCCCATCAATGCTTCGTCGGACAACGCACGCAATTGATCAACGCGCTTCGCGGTCACCTGGCGGAGTTCGGACTGGTCGTCGCGAAAGGCCCCGCGAATTTGAAGTCACTCGTCGACATGATGAAGGATGAAAGCGTCGATGTCCCAGAAGCAGTGCGGGACGTCGTCCAGCTCTTCCTCGATCAGATCGAAGCGATTACTTCCAAGATCGAGGATCTGGCTCTGCGGCTCAAAAAAGCGACGAAGGAAAACGACGAGATGCGGCGTCTTTGCACTGTCCCGGACGTTGGCCCTGTGACCGCCGGAGCCGTGCTCGCCTTCGCTCCGGACTTGCGGGCTTTTTCGAGCGGCAGAAATTTCGCCGCCTGGCTCGGCCTTGTGCCACGCCAGCATTCGACAGGCGGGAAAACCCGACTGGGGGCGGTCAGCAAGATGGGGCAGAACGATATCCGCCGGTTGCTGATCGTCGGCGCCATGAGCAGGATCCGCTGGATCGTGCGCAAGGGCGTATTGCCCGACAATTGGCTTGGCCGCATTCTCGGCCGCAAGCCGAGGATGGTCGCAGCCGTCGCCCTCGCGAACAAAATGGCGCGCATCATCTGGGCCATGATGACCAGGGAACAGAATTACCGAATGGCGTGA
- a CDS encoding IS110 family transposase: MHIVRIGLDLAKYVFHLHGVDERGKVVLRKTLRRPAVALFFANLPPCIVGMEASNGAHYWAKTFSELGHDVRLISPQFVTPYVKSNKNDRNDAEAICEAVGRPNMRFVPVKSAEQLAIQAIHRIRSRLVANRVRLVNQIRGLLGEHGVVIAQTIGNLRRALPRIVDEESNGLNSIVRELIGELREELIDLDRRVAIYDRKIRELYRTSAACQRLGMVEGIGPITATALVAAAGDAKCFKNGRQFAAWIGLVPRQRSSGGRSRLLGISKRGDRYLRTLLIHGARAALGRIRGKQDPRSLWLLKARERHHPNVVAVALANKNALFAGSDGGAENWAIVASLIETCKLNGVDPLAYMTDVLIKIVNGHLSSKLDELMPWAYAPPVGIKDVA; the protein is encoded by the coding sequence ATGCACATCGTCCGTATCGGCCTCGATCTCGCGAAATATGTTTTCCATCTTCACGGTGTTGACGAACGCGGCAAAGTCGTTTTGCGTAAGACTTTACGCCGCCCGGCCGTTGCGCTCTTCTTCGCGAATCTTCCGCCCTGCATTGTTGGAATGGAAGCCTCGAACGGCGCGCATTATTGGGCCAAGACGTTCTCCGAGCTTGGGCATGACGTTCGATTGATCAGCCCGCAGTTCGTCACGCCATACGTAAAATCCAACAAGAATGATCGGAATGACGCCGAGGCGATCTGTGAAGCAGTCGGCCGTCCGAACATGCGGTTCGTTCCGGTCAAATCCGCCGAACAGCTGGCGATCCAGGCTATTCATCGGATTCGCAGTCGTCTAGTCGCCAATAGGGTTAGACTTGTGAACCAGATCCGCGGCCTACTCGGCGAGCACGGCGTCGTTATTGCGCAGACCATCGGCAATCTTCGGCGCGCTTTGCCGCGGATCGTCGACGAGGAAAGCAACGGTCTGAACAGCATTGTTCGGGAGTTGATCGGCGAATTGCGGGAGGAATTGATCGACCTTGATAGGCGGGTCGCAATTTACGATCGCAAAATCCGGGAATTGTATCGAACAAGCGCAGCATGTCAGCGCCTCGGCATGGTCGAAGGAATTGGACCTATTACTGCGACAGCGCTGGTCGCAGCGGCTGGCGATGCAAAATGCTTCAAGAATGGACGGCAGTTCGCGGCATGGATCGGACTTGTCCCGAGACAACGATCGAGTGGCGGCCGATCGCGGCTGCTCGGCATCAGCAAACGCGGCGACCGATATCTTCGTACCTTGCTTATCCACGGCGCACGCGCCGCCTTGGGCCGGATACGAGGGAAGCAGGATCCGAGAAGCCTTTGGCTGCTCAAAGCGCGCGAACGCCATCATCCAAATGTCGTCGCCGTCGCGCTCGCCAACAAGAACGCGCTCTTCGCGGGCTCAGACGGCGGCGCCGAGAACTGGGCGATCGTCGCCTCGCTCATCGAAACGTGCAAGCTCAATGGCGTCGATCCGCTCGCCTACATGACCGACGTGCTCATCAAGATTGTCAACGGCCATCTCTCGAGCAAGCTCGACGAACTCATGCCTTGGGCCTACGCGCCGCCCGTCGGAATCAAAGACGTGGCCTGA
- a CDS encoding ABC transporter ATP-binding protein, protein MQKSYGDGEKRVDAVADADLLVEAGEFVSIVGRSGSGKSTLLAMIGALTRPTGGEIAIGGEILWSLPETRLADVRRREIGFIFQFSSMLSNLRAIDNVALPALLGGDAPPEQVYARAHDLLTRVGLSRRLSAFPGEMSGGEQRRVAIARALINAPRLLLADEPTSDLDEETEREIVSLLQALRAEEGFGMVMVTHNRDLAGLADRVLEMQQGVLTALGGVCIEAPPRFATPIVLPAPARHEPPIVAATEGAQAFHRLGGNLWAGVRRAGVVAGVLFGLAFLLNEGVARYQRYEIEAHRARLAALEELATSTLRSDIASITSLGANRFEVTIYIENTRQDPPIYVMSPSVLAFVQVGTGWQEAPLTPIAEATAAVLKVTGRQLYRFTLEASVDKFTELLPHYMHVRFANNMLISPESTPKDELFQRNDNYYVYLKPDDVSDETILKDVHFPSAPPLWIWMPPH, encoded by the coding sequence TTGCAGAAGTCCTACGGCGACGGCGAAAAGCGCGTGGACGCAGTGGCGGACGCCGATCTCTTGGTCGAGGCGGGGGAGTTCGTTTCTATCGTGGGCCGGTCGGGATCGGGCAAATCGACGTTGCTTGCCATGATTGGCGCGCTCACGCGGCCCACAGGCGGGGAAATCGCCATCGGTGGCGAGATCCTCTGGTCGCTCCCCGAGACGCGCCTCGCCGACGTCCGCCGTCGAGAGATCGGTTTCATCTTCCAGTTTTCGAGCATGCTCTCCAATCTGCGCGCCATCGACAATGTGGCGCTTCCCGCGCTGCTCGGCGGGGATGCCCCGCCCGAGCAGGTTTACGCGCGTGCGCATGATCTACTGACACGAGTCGGCCTGTCTCGCCGCTTGTCGGCTTTCCCTGGTGAAATGTCGGGCGGCGAGCAGCGTCGCGTCGCCATCGCTCGGGCGCTAATCAATGCGCCGCGCCTGCTTCTCGCCGACGAGCCGACGAGCGATCTCGACGAAGAAACCGAGCGGGAGATCGTATCGTTGCTGCAGGCGCTGCGGGCCGAAGAGGGCTTCGGCATGGTGATGGTCACGCACAATCGGGACCTTGCCGGACTCGCGGACCGCGTCCTGGAAATGCAGCAGGGCGTCCTCACGGCGCTCGGCGGCGTCTGCATCGAGGCGCCGCCGCGCTTCGCTACGCCAATTGTGCTGCCTGCGCCAGCCCGACATGAGCCACCGATCGTCGCCGCGACCGAGGGCGCGCAGGCGTTTCATAGGCTTGGCGGCAATCTCTGGGCGGGCGTTCGGCGGGCGGGCGTCGTCGCCGGAGTATTGTTTGGGCTCGCGTTCCTGCTGAACGAGGGCGTGGCTCGCTACCAACGGTATGAAATTGAGGCGCACCGCGCGCGTCTCGCCGCTTTGGAGGAACTCGCAACCTCGACCCTGCGCAGTGATATTGCCTCGATCACGAGTCTCGGCGCTAACCGCTTCGAGGTGACGATTTATATCGAAAACACCCGTCAGGACCCGCCGATCTATGTCATGTCGCCAAGCGTGCTGGCCTTTGTGCAGGTTGGGACCGGCTGGCAGGAGGCGCCGCTCACGCCGATCGCGGAAGCGACCGCGGCGGTGCTGAAAGTTACGGGCCGCCAGCTCTATCGCTTTACGCTTGAGGCAAGTGTCGACAAATTCACCGAACTGCTTCCCCACTACATGCATGTGCGTTTCGCCAATAACATGTTGATTAGCCCTGAGAGCACGCCGAAGGATGAGTTGTTCCAGCGCAACGACAACTATTACGTCTATCTGAAGCCGGACGACGTTTCCGACGAAACAATCCTCAAGGACGTCCACTTCCCGAGCGCGCCGCCTTTATGGATCTGGATGCCGCCGCATTAG
- a CDS encoding FtsX-like permease family protein: MSYRSRARFLLLRLASQNVARRLLRSVFLGLAIMIAVGVGFSGAILGWSLRDGIVTSFSRMGADLGIVPQGTLVNLTSTLLTVQPTELELDTQLGEALHQIPGVAKVAPQRLVEAGVEGRAIRLIAYDPDADFTVEPWLPQGQRRSLAPTGLLVGERVTQKPGEALSVCGRTLTIDGRLGHTGVGPVDESYFLTFAGLEQLIDAARQMRPDGAPAPHETGDSHHHHHMGAECLPDLAPGRVSAFLLQLAPGASLEQARFAIGQIPAIKVVSGNPIFTAARQSLGTLVWGAGAFAALLLMALLFVVSLLFSAIVQERYREIGMLRAMGARPRQIITLTLLEALLITGIGGVAGVVFGISLIFLAARSLGFYFTSLGVPFEGPPDGFIIGAGAASLCFGLMLGLIGALLASRQAMRLEPARMIQMESAP; encoded by the coding sequence ATGTCATACCGGTCCCGCGCGCGCTTTCTTCTGCTGAGGCTCGCCTCGCAAAATGTCGCCCGCCGGCTGCTGCGCAGCGTCTTCCTCGGCCTCGCCATCATGATCGCGGTTGGCGTCGGATTTTCCGGGGCTATTCTCGGATGGTCGTTGCGGGACGGTATCGTCACCAGCTTCTCGCGCATGGGCGCCGATCTCGGCATCGTGCCGCAGGGAACGCTGGTCAATCTCACCAGCACGCTTCTCACAGTGCAACCGACGGAACTCGAACTGGATACACAGCTCGGAGAGGCGCTTCATCAAATTCCCGGGGTCGCCAAAGTGGCGCCGCAACGGCTCGTCGAGGCGGGCGTCGAGGGTCGTGCAATCCGGCTTATCGCCTATGATCCGGACGCCGACTTCACGGTCGAGCCGTGGTTGCCACAAGGCCAACGCCGTTCACTTGCCCCTACCGGGCTGCTCGTCGGTGAAAGGGTGACGCAAAAGCCCGGTGAAGCGCTCTCGGTTTGTGGCCGAACCCTGACGATCGATGGCAGGCTGGGCCATACGGGCGTCGGTCCCGTGGACGAATCCTACTTTCTCACTTTCGCCGGTCTCGAACAGCTGATCGATGCGGCCCGACAGATGCGTCCAGACGGCGCGCCGGCGCCGCACGAGACCGGCGATTCGCACCATCACCACCACATGGGCGCCGAATGTCTGCCGGACCTCGCGCCAGGAAGGGTTTCCGCCTTTCTGCTGCAACTGGCGCCGGGCGCCTCGCTCGAACAGGCGCGTTTCGCCATCGGACAGATACCGGCGATCAAGGTCGTTTCGGGCAATCCGATCTTCACCGCAGCGCGTCAATCGCTCGGGACCCTCGTGTGGGGCGCCGGCGCTTTCGCCGCGCTGCTCCTGATGGCGCTGCTGTTCGTCGTATCGCTGCTGTTTTCGGCGATCGTGCAGGAGCGCTATCGCGAGATCGGCATGTTGCGCGCGATGGGTGCGCGGCCCCGCCAGATCATCACGCTCACTTTGCTCGAGGCGCTCCTCATCACCGGAATAGGAGGAGTTGCCGGCGTCGTATTCGGCATATCCCTGATCTTCCTCGCGGCGCGCTCCCTCGGGTTTTATTTCACCTCGCTGGGCGTGCCCTTCGAGGGCCCGCCGGATGGCTTCATCATCGGCGCGGGCGCCGCGTCCCTGTGTTTCGGCCTCATGCTCGGCCTCATCGGCGCCCTGTTGGCGAGCCGTCAGGCGATGCGCCTGGAGCCGGCCCGCATGATTCAGATGGAAAGCGCGCCATGA
- a CDS encoding IS5 family transposase (programmed frameshift), translated as MGVSERLVLTDPQWARISGLIIGRPDQRGSTGRDNRMFVEGVLWLVRTGSPWRDLPEAFGEWNSVFRRFSRWSEKGVWFRLFEALADDPDFEYLIVDSTIVRAHQHASGAKGGAQNQAIGRSRGGLSTKIHLAVRGLGCPVRFRLTAGQSGDAPQALALVEGLQADLVMADTAYDSDAFRKAIAAKNATAVIPNNPSRAIKHPLDAHHYAQRHLVECSFSKLKQFRRVATRYEKTAKNYLAVVTVAAIVLWLR; from the exons TTGGGCGTCTCGGAGCGACTGGTTCTTACGGATCCGCAATGGGCTCGGATATCTGGCTTGATCATTGGCCGCCCGGATCAGCGTGGGTCCACGGGGCGCGACAATCGCATGTTCGTTGAAGGGGTTCTGTGGCTGGTGCGCACGGGTTCGCCCTGGCGCGACCTTCCCGAAGCCTTTGGTGAATGGAACAGCGTGTTTCGGCGTTTCAGCCGCTGGAGCGAGAAGGGCGTATGGTTTCGGTTGTTCGAGGCCTTGGCTGACGATCCCGACTTTGAATATCTGATCGTCGACTCCACCATCGTCCGGGCGCATCAGCACGCCAGCGGCGCAAAAG GGGGGGCTCAAAATCAGGCCATCGGCCGCTCGCGCGGTGGCCTGAGCACGAAAATCCATCTCGCCGTGCGCGGGCTCGGTTGTCCTGTTCGCTTTCGCCTCACCGCCGGGCAGTCGGGCGACGCGCCGCAAGCCCTCGCCCTTGTCGAAGGTCTGCAAGCGGACCTCGTCATGGCCGACACAGCCTATGATTCCGATGCGTTCCGCAAAGCGATCGCAGCCAAAAATGCGACGGCCGTCATTCCCAACAACCCATCCCGGGCCATAAAGCATCCGCTCGACGCGCATCACTATGCGCAGCGTCACCTCGTCGAGTGCTCCTTCAGCAAGCTCAAGCAATTCAGGCGCGTCGCCACGAGATATGAAAAAACCGCGAAAAACTACCTCGCAGTTGTGACAGTCGCAGCCATCGTCCTCTGGTTAAGGTAA
- the istA gene encoding IS21 family transposase: MFTVELYARVRRAVMAEGLSRREAARRFGVHRNTITKMLQYSVPPGYRRRERPISKKLGPYMAWIDKVLADDRLVHAKQRHTAQRIFERLRDEEGFSGGYTIVREYVAQAQLRSREMFIPLSHRPGNAQADFGEADAYIAGRKVRFHYFCMDLPHSDGCFVKAYPAETAEAFCDGHVAAFAFFGGVPQSILYDNTRLAVARIVKGGERLRSQMFAELQSHYLFADRFGRPGKGNDKGKVEGLVGYVRRNFMTPLPVAESFEALNARFLDACTKRRRAILRGQSTPIGERMQADMAAFLPAPPAPYDACHKVATRVSSMALVRYRNNDYSVPMRFGHREALAKGYVDRVEIVCGGETIAVHARSYGKAEFIYNPLHYLALLEHKSRALDQAAPLDDWRLADCVHRLRRLMEARMGNSGRREFIQVLRLMEDFHQHQVEQAVAEALRLGAISFDAVKMLLLARLENRPARLDLTFYPYLPAATVGATDPRAYLGLVAGASVIAGVMDSNAGGPA; this comes from the coding sequence ATGTTCACAGTGGAACTCTATGCCCGGGTGAGACGCGCGGTGATGGCGGAAGGGCTGAGCCGCCGGGAAGCGGCCAGGCGCTTCGGCGTGCACCGCAATACGATCACGAAGATGCTTCAATATTCGGTTCCGCCGGGGTATCGGCGTCGGGAGCGGCCGATCTCGAAGAAGCTGGGGCCGTATATGGCCTGGATCGACAAGGTCCTGGCGGATGATCGGCTTGTTCACGCCAAGCAGCGTCATACGGCACAGCGGATATTCGAACGGCTGCGGGACGAAGAAGGGTTTTCCGGCGGTTACACGATCGTCCGGGAATATGTCGCGCAGGCGCAGTTGCGGTCGCGCGAGATGTTTATTCCACTCAGCCATCGACCGGGGAATGCGCAGGCGGATTTTGGCGAGGCGGACGCCTATATCGCCGGCAGGAAGGTCCGCTTTCATTATTTTTGCATGGACCTGCCGCATTCGGACGGCTGCTTCGTCAAGGCCTATCCGGCGGAGACGGCGGAAGCCTTCTGCGACGGCCATGTCGCGGCCTTCGCCTTCTTTGGCGGCGTCCCCCAGTCCATTCTTTACGACAATACGCGTCTCGCGGTCGCCAGGATCGTGAAGGGTGGAGAGCGTCTGCGTTCGCAAATGTTTGCGGAACTCCAGAGCCATTACCTTTTTGCTGATCGCTTTGGCCGGCCCGGCAAGGGGAATGACAAGGGCAAGGTCGAGGGGCTTGTCGGCTATGTCCGGCGCAACTTCATGACGCCACTGCCCGTGGCGGAGAGTTTCGAGGCGCTGAACGCGAGGTTCCTGGACGCCTGCACGAAACGACGGCGGGCGATCCTGCGCGGCCAGTCGACGCCGATCGGCGAACGCATGCAGGCGGATATGGCGGCATTCCTGCCGGCGCCGCCGGCTCCCTATGACGCCTGTCACAAGGTCGCGACGCGCGTGTCGTCGATGGCGCTGGTGCGCTACCGCAACAACGATTACTCGGTCCCGATGCGCTTCGGCCATCGGGAGGCGCTGGCCAAGGGCTATGTCGATCGGGTCGAGATTGTCTGCGGCGGGGAGACCATCGCCGTGCATGCGCGCAGCTACGGCAAGGCCGAGTTCATCTACAACCCGCTGCATTATCTCGCTTTACTCGAACACAAGAGCCGCGCGCTCGATCAGGCCGCGCCGCTCGACGACTGGCGGCTTGCCGACTGCGTGCATCGTCTGCGGCGGCTGATGGAGGCGCGCATGGGGAATAGCGGGCGCCGCGAGTTCATCCAGGTGCTGCGGCTGATGGAGGACTTTCATCAGCATCAGGTCGAACAGGCGGTCGCGGAGGCGCTGCGTCTTGGCGCGATCAGCTTTGACGCAGTGAAGATGCTGCTGCTGGCCAGGCTGGAGAACCGGCCCGCGCGGCTCGATCTGACATTCTACCCCTACCTGCCGGCGGCTACGGTCGGCGCGACGGATCCGCGCGCCTATCTCGGGCTCGTCGCCGGCGCGAGCGTCATCGCGGGCGTCATGGACTCGAACGCGGGGGGGCCGGCATGA
- a CDS encoding LysR substrate-binding domain-containing protein, whose protein sequence is MPVDDIEFGLSGPVHFCAAVKAAPKAGSVVHFAAAVHSRLAHQYMRVCASPSYIATRGVPVKLGDLSTHTAVLYGRGSQVLPWQFTRRHGDIATVTPPHKLRLDDLGAIRDAVIAGAGLAWLPWWLVRNDLAEGRLVPVLDALTSHVTDTHAVWPEATHLPLRVRVAIDALAAELPRVTEMNDFKT, encoded by the coding sequence ATGCCAGTCGATGACATCGAGTTCGGCCTATCAGGACCGGTACACTTTTGCGCCGCCGTCAAAGCAGCCCCCAAAGCCGGTTCAGTGGTACACTTTGCCGCCGCTGTTCATAGTCGACTGGCTCACCAGTACATGCGTGTATGCGCATCGCCATCCTATATTGCGACGAGAGGGGTTCCAGTTAAGCTGGGCGATCTCTCGACACACACGGCCGTTCTATACGGGAGAGGCAGTCAGGTATTGCCTTGGCAATTCACACGTCGCCACGGAGACATCGCCACCGTCACGCCGCCGCACAAGCTGCGTCTCGACGACCTCGGCGCAATTCGCGACGCAGTGATTGCTGGAGCCGGTCTTGCATGGCTGCCTTGGTGGCTCGTGAGAAATGATCTAGCTGAAGGGCGCTTAGTACCCGTGCTCGATGCTTTAACATCGCATGTGACCGATACGCACGCAGTCTGGCCTGAAGCTACTCACCTGCCGCTGCGCGTCCGAGTTGCCATTGATGCGCTCGCTGCGGAACTACCCCGAGTGACAGAGATGAACGACTTTAAGACGTAG
- a CDS encoding IS5 family transposase, producing MSPIRKPYPSDVSDEEWSLVAPYLTLMDEGAPQRQHSLRELFNGLRYVLRYGIAWRAMPNDLPPWFAVYQQSQRWLSAGVFEALAQDLRAQLRVASGRAAEPTAAIIDSRTLRSTPESGPRAGYDGAKRKRGSKLHMAVDTLGHLLALHVTPANVDDRAEVGKLIAAVQDVTGESVELVYVDQGYTGEKASEAAKAQGAELCVVKLAEAKKGFVLLPKRWVVERSFAWATRCRRLVKDYERYAQTLAGLHVVAFACLMLKRAADFMIQGA from the coding sequence ATGTCTCCGATTCGCAAACCTTATCCGTCTGACGTCAGCGACGAAGAATGGTCGCTGGTTGCGCCTTATCTGACGCTCATGGACGAAGGCGCGCCGCAGCGTCAACATTCGCTGCGCGAGCTGTTCAACGGCCTGCGTTACGTGCTGCGCTACGGCATCGCCTGGCGCGCCATGCCCAACGATCTGCCGCCATGGTTCGCCGTGTATCAGCAATCGCAGCGCTGGCTGTCGGCGGGCGTGTTCGAGGCGCTTGCGCAGGATCTGCGCGCCCAGTTGCGCGTCGCTTCCGGGCGGGCGGCGGAGCCGACGGCGGCGATCATCGACAGCCGCACCTTGCGCTCGACCCCTGAGAGCGGCCCACGAGCGGGCTATGACGGCGCGAAGCGAAAGCGCGGCTCGAAGCTGCACATGGCAGTCGACACATTGGGCCATTTGCTGGCGTTGCATGTCACGCCGGCGAATGTCGATGACCGCGCCGAGGTCGGCAAGCTCATCGCAGCCGTGCAGGATGTGACAGGCGAAAGCGTCGAACTCGTTTATGTCGATCAGGGCTACACCGGCGAAAAGGCGTCCGAGGCCGCAAAGGCGCAGGGCGCCGAGCTTTGCGTCGTCAAACTCGCCGAGGCCAAAAAAGGCTTCGTGTTGCTGCCCAAGCGCTGGGTGGTCGAGCGTTCATTCGCCTGGGCGACGCGATGCAGGCGGCTCGTCAAAGACTACGAGCGCTATGCTCAGACCCTCGCAGGACTCCACGTCGTCGCCTTCGCATGTCTCATGCTCAAGCGCGCAGCAGATTTCATGATCCAAGGTGCATAA